From Streptomyces yatensis, one genomic window encodes:
- a CDS encoding NADPH-dependent FMN reductase — translation MSNLKLAVILGSTRPGRNGEAVANWVLTKAKERANADYELVDLLDYPLPHLDEAVPASRGVYAGEHTKAWSAKIKEFDGYIFVTPEYNHSTSGVLKNAIDYLYAEWNNKAAAFVSYGSLGGTRAIEHLRAISSELQLAHVRQQLSFSLFTDFENFSVFKPSPVHDDTASVLFDQLESWAGALKSVRS, via the coding sequence ATGAGCAACTTGAAGCTGGCCGTCATCCTCGGCAGCACCCGCCCCGGCCGTAACGGCGAAGCGGTGGCGAACTGGGTGCTGACCAAGGCCAAGGAGCGCGCCAATGCCGACTACGAGCTGGTCGACCTGCTCGACTACCCGCTGCCGCACCTGGACGAGGCCGTGCCGGCGAGCCGGGGCGTATACGCGGGCGAGCACACGAAGGCATGGTCCGCCAAGATCAAGGAGTTCGACGGGTACATCTTCGTCACCCCGGAGTACAACCACTCGACCTCGGGGGTACTGAAGAACGCCATCGACTACCTCTACGCCGAATGGAACAACAAGGCCGCCGCCTTCGTGTCGTACGGCTCGCTCGGCGGTACACGGGCGATCGAGCACCTGCGGGCGATCTCGAGCGAGCTGCAACTGGCCCACGTGCGCCAGCAGCTGTCGTTCTCGTTGTTCACCGACTTCGAGAACTTCTCGGTGTTCAAGCCCTCCCCGGTACACGACGACACCGCTTCCGTGCTGTTCGACCAGCTCGAGTCCTGGGCCGGCGCGCTCAAGTCCGTCCGAAGCTGA
- a CDS encoding MarR family winged helix-turn-helix transcriptional regulator produces MPVPGESEVSEPRWLTGDQLAAWRGFMKLLQRLPAALESQLQQDSKLSFIEYHVLAHLSDQPERRMRMSELAVMANTELSRLSHMIGRLERRGFVRREPDPHNGRYTQAILTEAGYAYLAETAPGHVARVLDLFVDVLDPGELRTLHRISDKVLAHIERAG; encoded by the coding sequence ATGCCTGTCCCAGGGGAGTCCGAGGTGTCCGAGCCGCGCTGGCTCACCGGTGACCAGCTGGCGGCGTGGCGCGGGTTCATGAAGCTCCTCCAGCGGCTGCCGGCGGCGCTGGAGTCGCAGCTCCAGCAGGACTCGAAGCTCAGCTTCATCGAGTACCACGTACTGGCGCACCTGTCCGACCAGCCCGAGCGTCGCATGAGAATGAGCGAGCTTGCGGTCATGGCCAACACGGAGCTGTCCCGCCTGTCCCACATGATCGGCCGGCTCGAGCGACGCGGGTTCGTGCGCCGCGAGCCCGACCCGCACAACGGGCGTTACACGCAAGCGATCCTGACCGAAGCCGGCTACGCCTACTTGGCGGAGACGGCACCCGGACACGTGGCCCGGGTACTGGACCTGTTCGTCGACGTGCTGGACCCGGGCGAACTGCGAACGCTGCACCGGATCTCCGACAAGGTGCTCGCCCACATCGAGAGAGCAGGCTGA